GTAAGTTTAATACATTCGGTTGATAGTTTTAAACTACTTGAGGAAGTAAATAAACAAGCACTTAAAAATTCAAGAATAATAAATTGCTTGTTGCAAATATACATTGCCAGCGAAGAAACCAAATTTGGATTAAATTTTACTGAAGCCGAAAGCTTGTTAAGCTCCACACAATTTACAGAACTACAAAACATTAAAATTGTTGGCTTAATGGGAATGGCAACTAATACAGCAGATACAACTCAAATACAGCGTGAATTTAAAGAGCTGAAAAACTTTTTTGACACCATACAAACGCACCATACCGAAAACTGCAATATTAAAACACTTTCCATGGGAATGAGTAGCGACTATAAAATTGCTATTAATGAAGGAAGCAACATGATACGAGTTGGAAGTGCTATATTTGGAAATAGAAACTAAATAATCTGAATAAAAATAGAAACTCAGAAAAGATGGACTCTACAGAAAACAAATCGGCAAACGGAGAATATTTCAACAAAGAAAAATTTCATACTATCTTCGTTAAATCTGGTGCAAGCTCCGAAAATAAAAATGAAAGTATTGCAAACTTAACCTCTCTTTTAACAGACCCCACTAACAAAGAACACAAAAATGACATTTTAAAACTATTAAAGGAGCACGATGGCTTACACCTATTGATTGATGCTATTTCCAAAAACAAAAAAGAACATTTAAAATCAATATTAGTTGCTGCTTGTTGGGAATCTGATTGTAATTGCAGCTCACACCTATCCTTTTTTGTTGATTTAATTTTAAATGCGCCTATACTAGTATGTCTCGAGGCTGCTACCGTTGTTGAAAGCATGGAAGGTCCATTTAAAAAAGATGAATTAAGCCATACCATTTCTAGGTTGGAAGAATTTTTATCGTCTGCAACAAATGCGGAAAAAGAACGTATTGTTTTTGCAGATGCCGCTTGCACTTACTTAAAAGGATTTCAAATAGAGCCACTTAACTAAAATCAACATTTACAATTGAAGCAAAGCGATCTAAAAAACAGTATTTACAATCTTATTTTCTCCTTTGTTTTTGCACTTATTCTTATTGTAATTAACAATTACGTTATCAACACTTCATTTATCAAAAGCCTATCAAATGTTGATTTTGCGATGATTTGGGGACTTTTGTTTGTAGGTACAATATTCCGATCGATAAAAAAACAATTCGTTTATTTTTCATTATTACTATTTTCTTTTGCAATTCAACTTTTACATTGGTCTTACTTTGGCACACCAATTATTGCCGGAGAAATATATAGATTTTTTACTCAGTTTGCGGAAATAGTCTCGGGAATAGGAGGCAAAACATGGCTGCTATTTTTACCTAATCTATTATTATCAATAGGAATTATAGCCTCGTTTTTTTTCGTTCTAAAAAAAACAAAAGACAAATTTCTTACAATTAAATACACGCCCGTTATTCCGATTATAATTATTGTATGGCTTAGTATAAAATCCTACAAGAGCGTTCATACAATAGGAAATGTATCTAACGAAATACATTTAATCCGAGCATTTATAGAAACGTCTGCTAATTTGCTTGGCAAATACATTCCCGCAAAAATTACCAATTCTAATCTAGGAGGCAACATACAACCTACTCCACCCAAAATGAATTATGAAAAAAGCAATATTGTATTAATTGTTGGAGAAAGCTTAACCTCTAAACACATGAGTTTATTTGGTTACGAAAAACCAACTACCCCTTTATTAGACAGCCTTTACAACGCAGGAATACTAACAATTAAAAAATCTACTACGCAAGCCGTATGTACCGACATATCTTTAATAAGTTTTTTTAATATTCTCGATTCCATTGGACAATACAATCAAGTGCTTAACGGGAATACCCTTTTATTTAAATTGGCAAAAGATCAAGGATATAAAACTTATTTCATATCATCGCAAAGCAAAAAAGGAATGAGTAGTTACACTTCTCAAATTAAATTGCAATATGTAGATGTGTTTAAATACTCAACAAACCTAGACCCTGCGTGCACAAATACAGAAGGCTGTTTAGATGAAAAAATACAACCTGAGCTTGATAAAATTGACTTAAGCACAAATAATAATTTTATAGTACTTCAGCTGTATGGCTCGCACGAACAGTATAATGAACGATACCCCGAATCATTCCATTTCTTCAAGGAAAAAGATTATAAATATCCACAAGGTGCAGATTACGACAACTCAATAAGATACACCGACTATAACATAGCTAAAATTATACAAACACTGAAGAATTCTAACGCAAAAATTAA
Above is a window of Bacteroidota bacterium DNA encoding:
- a CDS encoding YggS family pyridoxal phosphate-dependent enzyme codes for the protein MGYIADNLKKIKSEIPADVTLIAVTKTHPVSLIKEAYAANHKIFGENKVQELVSKNTELPSDSEWHLIGHLQSNKVKHIAPFVSLIHSVDSFKLLEEVNKQALKNSRIINCLLQIYIASEETKFGLNFTEAESLLSSTQFTELQNIKIVGLMGMATNTADTTQIQREFKELKNFFDTIQTHHTENCNIKTLSMGMSSDYKIAINEGSNMIRVGSAIFGNRN
- a CDS encoding phosphoethanolamine transferase, which encodes MKQSDLKNSIYNLIFSFVFALILIVINNYVINTSFIKSLSNVDFAMIWGLLFVGTIFRSIKKQFVYFSLLLFSFAIQLLHWSYFGTPIIAGEIYRFFTQFAEIVSGIGGKTWLLFLPNLLLSIGIIASFFFVLKKTKDKFLTIKYTPVIPIIIIVWLSIKSYKSVHTIGNVSNEIHLIRAFIETSANLLGKYIPAKITNSNLGGNIQPTPPKMNYEKSNIVLIVGESLTSKHMSLFGYEKPTTPLLDSLYNAGILTIKKSTTQAVCTDISLISFFNILDSIGQYNQVLNGNTLLFKLAKDQGYKTYFISSQSKKGMSSYTSQIKLQYVDVFKYSTNLDPACTNTEGCLDEKIQPELDKIDLSTNNNFIVLQLYGSHEQYNERYPESFHFFKEKDYKYPQGADYDNSIRYTDYNIAKIIQTLKNSNAKIKFFMMSDHGECQGEEDGAFGHLMFRKYVFYTPYIYSSFNIANDSLKKEIMDYPYLYNNFNIAVDIARAIGYNFRKKISNTYLVNGIDFYGMDGYQTITVNDTAVINTK